AAAAAGCATTGCAAAGAGGGATGGATATTCGAAGGTAATACCTATAGGGTCAATGACTAAGGGAATGATGGGTGAAGAAATTTCCGAAATGGCAAAATTAAAAGATGCGGGTATTGTGGCATTATCGGATGATGGACATCCAATAATGAATGCCGGACTTATGAAAAGAATAATGATATACGGCAGCATGTACGACTTGCTGATGATTACCCACTGTGAAGATAAAATGTTAAGCGGTGAAGGTGTCATGAATAATGGTTTGATATCAACTATGATAGGGTTAAGGGGAATACCACATGAAGCAGAAGAAGTTATGATTGCAAGAAATATAATATTAGCCAAGTCTACAGGTGCAAGACTTCATATTGCACATGTATCAACAAAGGATAGTGTGGAACTAATAAGGAGAGCCAAGGCAGATGGAGTAAATATAACAGCAGAAGTAACACCTCACAACCTATGTCTTACTGAAGAAATTGTAGATGGTTTTGACACAAACACAAAAGCATATCCCCCTCTAAGAACAAAAGAAGATGTTGATGCGCTTATTGAAGGTTTAAAAGATGGGACAATAGACGTTATCGCTACAGATCATGCCCCACATACAAAAGATGACAAAAAAGTTCCATATGAGATAGCAGCATTCGGAATATCAGGGATCGAGATTGCCTTTTCCGTAATTTACACATATCTTGTAAAAAATGGCTTGATCACTTTAGAAGATCTAGTAAGTTATATGTCTATAAATCCAGCAAAGCTTTTAAAAACATCATATGGAATAAAAGTGGGCAATGCTGCAGATATAACGGTAGTTGACACGAACAAAGAATATACGGTAAATGTAGATAATTTTAAATCAAAGGGTAAAAATTCTCCATTCAACGGTAAAAGATTAACTGGTGTTGTTGAATATACATTAGTAGACGGAAAAATAATTTATAAAAACAATGGCAAATTTGAAGAATGTAATGTATAATATATATAGAATAATTATACGTTAAAATGAATAAATATTAAATAGAGGTGTTTAATATGTTTTCAGATAAATTAATAAATGCCATAAAGTCTAAAAATAATCCAACAGTTGTAGGTTTAGATCCTAGGATTGAAAGTATTCCGGAATTTATAAAAGAAATAGCTTTTAAAAAGTATGGAAATAATGTTAAAGGAATATCTGAAGCTATTTATTATTTCAACAGAGGAATAATAGATTCGATCTTTGATGTAGTTCCTGCAGTGAAAATTCAAGTTGCATTTTATGAAGTTTATGGACCGGATGGTTTTGATATATTTTTCAAAACAGCAAAATACGCTAAAGAAAAGGGATTAATGGTTATAGCGGATGTGAAAAGAGGGGATATAGCTGATGTGGCGGAGATGTATTCTAAAGCATATCTGCAAAATGAATATATCGATGCAATTACTGTAAATCCTTATATGGGAGAAGATACTATTACTCCATATATACACGACGTTATTGAGCATGAAAAGGGATTGTTTATACTTGTGAAAACATCAAATAAAGGGTCATACACAATTCAAAATTTAGAAACTGAAAATGGTACTGTATATGAGAATGTAGCAAATATGGTGAATAAGATTTCTAATCTTGTGAAAGGCAAGCTAGGGTATAGCTCAATAGGTGCTGTTGTGGGAGCGACCCATAAAGAAGAAGCTAAAATACTCCGAGAAAAAATGCCATCAGTGATTTTTCTAGTACCTGGGTATGGTGCTCAAGGAGCCACGGCAGAAGATGTAACAAATTGTTTTGATGAAAATAATTTAGGTGCAATAGTGAACTCTTCCAGAAAAGTTATCTTTGCTTACAAAAGTCAATACTGGAAAGATGTTTATTCTGAATATGAGTATGCACAGGCAGCAAGGTCTGAAGTTCTTCTGATGAGAGGCATGATAAATAATGCGCTTTTAAAAAGAAAGTATATAGCTTGTTGAGGTGGAATATGAAACACACTATCATAAGAAATGATGAAATAAGAAGTGGCGTATTTAGGATGGAGTTTGATTTTGCAGATATCCCTATGCCGGGACAATTTGTCATGATAAACTGTGGTGGAAATACTTTATTGAAGCGGCCACTTAGCATATGTGATTTTGAAAAAGACAAAATGACAGTTGTATACGAAGTAAGAGGAAAAGGAACGTATAATCTTTCGAAGATGAAAATTAGCGATGAAATTGATGTAACTGGGCCTCATGGACACGGTTTTGATATCTTTGATAAATTTAATAACATTCTTGTAGTTGGAGGCGGTATAGGTATACCTCCGCTATTGTATCTTTCAAAAAAATTAAAATCAAAAAATATCAATATTGTACTTGGTTTTAGAAGCGATGCCTTTCTTATAGATGAATTTAGTAAATATGGTAATGTTTTAGTAACTACAGAAGACGGAAGCTATGGTATGAAAGGATATGTAACAGATGCTATGAAAGAAATTATAAATGAAGTTGATATAATTTATGGCTGCGGCCCTAAACCGATGCTAAATGCTATAAAAGATATCTCAGAAAAATATAAGATACCATGTCAAATATCAGTAGAAGAGCGCATGGGATGTGGGATTGGAGCGTGCATGACATGTGCATGTAAGACTGTAGCTGAGGATGGATACCACTATAAAAAAGTTTGCAAAGATGGACCTGTTTTTTGGGCTAAGGAGGTGGTGTTTTGAGCTTAAAAGTTAATATAGGAAATTTAGAATTTAAAAATCCTATATTTGTAGCATCTGGTACATTTGGCTTTGGCAAAGAGTATTCACAATACGTTGATCTAAATAAGCTAGGAGCAATAATGGTAAAGGGGCTTACTTTAAATCCCAAAGAAGGCAATCCACCACCCCGTATATATGAAACGCCGTCAGGAATTTTAAACAGTGTAGGATTACAAAATCCCGGTGTAGACGGGTTTCTTAAAGATGAATTGCCTTTCTTAAAAAAAATTGACACAAAAATAATTGTAAATATAGCAGGTGAAACAATAGAAGAATTTGTAACTATAGCTCAAAAACTTGATATAGATGGTGTACATGCGTTGGAACTTAACGTCTCATGTCCAAATGTAAAAGAAGGTGGAATGGCATTTGGAGTAAATCCCAATAGCATATACGAAATAACCAAAAGAGTTAAAGGTGTAACAAGCAAAATTGTGATTGTAAAATTGACGCCAAATGTTGCTGATATAAAAATTTATGCAAAGGCGGCTGAGGATGGTGGAGCGGATGCGGTGTCGCTTATTAATACAATTACAGGCATGGCAGTTGACATAAACTCAAGAAGACCAATATTCAAAAATATATTTGCGGGTTTATCGGGACCTGCAGTAAAGCCTATAGCACTTAAATATGTGTATGAAGCGAAAAAGGCCGTGTCAATTCCAGTGATAGGGATGGGCGGAATTTCTTCTGCTGAAGATGCTATAGAGTTTATGATAGTTGGTGCAACTGCTGTTGCAATTGGAACTTATAATTTTATTAATCCAACATGTACGATGGATATTCTTGAAGGTATAAAAAAATACATGAACGAAAACAATGTTTCCGATATAAATCAGATAATCAATAGTATTAACGTATAAATATTATGGTAAACTAAAATATCTAAGAAAGGACAAGTGAGGATGGATAGAAAAGAAATATTAAAAATATTAAGTGAATTAAAAGTACTAAATAAAGGGCACTTTTTGCTGACGTCGGGAAGACATAGCGATACGTATCTTCAATGCGCAAAAATATTTCAATATCCTGAATACAGTGCTTTGTTTGCAAAAGAAATAGTGCAAAGATTTAGTGGTGAAAAAATAGATATTGTAATTGGGCCTGCTATTGGAGGAATTATATTTGCGTATGAAGTTGCAAGACAGTTAGGTGCAAAAGCGCTGTTTGCGGAAAGAGAAGAAGGGATTATGAAGCTTAGGAGAGGATTTGAAATAAATGAAGGTGATAATGTACTTGTAGTAGAAGATGTTGTTACAACAGGTGGTTCCGTGAAAGAAGTTATAGAACTTGTAAAAAATTACAATGCAAATGTTGTCGGTGTTGCAAGTATTGTTGATAGAAGCAATGGCAAAGTTTATTTCGGCATCAAATTCGAATCTGTAATATCGCTTGATGTTATATCGTATGAAAGTAAAGACTGCCCGCTATGCAAAGAAGGGTTACCGGTTGATAAGCCTGGTAGTAGGAAGTTTAAATAAGAGGTTGTTATCAACCTCTTATTTTGATAATTAAAATACTTGTAGTATTAAGCACTTTAAATATTCGGTTTCATTGGAAGCTAGTAAAATCGGGTGATCTTTTGACTGTGTTCTTTTTTCAATTAACCTGATGTTTTTGCGAGTATCATATGCTGCATCCTTAATTATATCGAGAAAAGTGTCGGGACTTATATGTTGCGAACATGAGCATGTAATAAGAAATCCGCCTTTATTTATGATTTTCATTGCACGTAGATTTATCTCTTTGTATCCTCTAATAGCACCTTTGACTGTTTCTTTATTTTTAGTGAAAGCTGGTGGGTCAAGAATCACCACATCAAATTTTTTCTTTCCCTCATCATATTTTTTTAATAAATCAAATGCGTTATCGCATGTAAAATGGCATCTATCTAAATATCCGTTGAGTTCTACATTTTTTTTCGCAATATCTAAAGCTGCCTGTGATATATCGACAGTTTCAACGCTTTTAGCACCGTAATGCAGCGCATGAACAGAAAATGAGCCTGTATGGCTGAAACAATCTAAAACATCGGCTTCTTTTACGTATTTCTTAATTGCAGCTCTATTTTCTTTTTGATCTAAAAAATAACCGGTCTTTTGTCCGTTTTCTAGGTCAACCCAAAATTTTACACCATTTTCTTCAAACTGTTGAATCGTATTAAAATTGCCATATAAATAGCCCTTCGTTTTGGGAAGGCCTTCGATTTCTCTAACGCTTACATCATTTCTTTCATATATGCCTTTAGGTTTCAACAATTCAACGAGTATATCTACTATTAAATTTTTGTATCTTTCCATACCAAGGGAAAGCGTCTGTATAACGAGATAATCACCGAATTTATCCACAATAAGAGCTGGCAAAAAATCAGCTTCTCCAAAAATAACTCTACAAGAATTTAAATCTTTCATGATTTTTTTTCTGTATTCCCAAGCTTTTGAAATTCTTTTTCTAAAAAATTCTTCATTTATCAATTCATCTCTTTCATATGTAAGAAGGCGGATTGATATCATGGATTTAAGATTTATGTATCCTTGCCCTATAAAATTTTTTTTATAATCATAAACATCTACAATGCCGCCTGGTTCATATTCACCTTCTATATGATCAATTTCAGTTTTGTATATCCATGGATGACCACTTAATACTCTTTTTAAATTTTTATTTCTGAGAATAACATCTGTCATATCAACACTCCTAATCTAATATCATTTAAGTAATTTATATCACATAGGCAAAAATGATTCAATAAGGTTATTTTTATAAAAATAAATATTTATTATGTAATAAAAATTCGTAAAAAAGAGCATAATTAAGGATATATTGATATAATTGCCTATAATAATAATTTATAACCAAATGCCGCGTTTGAAAATCAAATTCAAACGTGGTATATTAACACATGTCGCTGTGAAAGCAGCGGAGGCAAAGTACCACAAAATACCAGCAAAAATAATATTGACAGAAGCAGATGAATGTGGTAATATAGACGATGTCGCGATAAGCGGCGAGGGAAATGAACCTTGAAAACCGAACAGTGAGATAAAGCCAGTAAGGGAAGAAGAGAAAAGGATATAAACATGAGAGTTTGATCCTGGCTCAGGACGAACGCTGGCGGCGTGCCTAACACATGCAAGTCGAGCGAAGGGAGTACTACGGTACGAACTTAGCGGCGGACGGGTGAGTAACGCGTGGACAATCTACCCTGTAGTTTGGGATAACACCTCGAAAGGGGTGCTAATACCGGATAATGTCAAGAAACGGCATCGTTTCTTGAAGAAAGGAGAAATCCGCTATAGGATGAGTCCGCGTCCCATTAGCTAGTTGGCGGGGTAAAAGCCCACCAAGGCGACGATGGGTAGCCGGCCTGAGAGGGTGAACGGCCACACTGGAACTGAGACACGGTCCAGACTCCTACGGGAGGCAGCAGTGGGGAATATTGTGCAATGGGGGAAACCCTGACACAGCGACGCCGCGTGAGTGAAGAAGGCCTTCGGGTCGTAAAGCTCAATAGTATGGGAAGATAGTGACGGTACCATACGAAAGCCCCGGCTAACTACGTGCCAGCAGCCGCGGTAATACGTAGGGGGCGAGCGTTGTCCGGAATTACTGGGCGTAAAGAGCACGTAGGCGGCTATAAAAGTCAGATGTGAAAAACCTGGGCTCAACCGAGGGTATGCATCTGAAACTAAATAGCTTGAGTCAAGGAGAGGAGAGCGGAATTCCTGGTGTAGCGGTGAAATGCGTAGAGATCAGGAAGAATACCAGTGGCGAAAGCGGCTCTCTGGACTTGAACTGACGCTGAGGTGCGAAAGCGTGGGGAGCAAACAGGATTAGATACCCTGGTAGTCCACGCCGTAAACGATGGATACTAGGTGTGGGTGAGGAATCATCCGTGCCGGAGTTAACGCAATAAGTATCCCGCCTGGGGAGTACGGCCGCAAGGTTGAAACTCAAAGGAATTGACGGGGGCCCGCACAAGCAGCGGAGCATGTGGTTTAATTCGAAGCAACGCGAAGAACCTTACCAGGGCTTGACATCCACAGAATCGGGTAGAAATACCTGAGTGCCTTCTATGAAGGAGCTGTGAGACAGGTGGTGCATGGTTGTCGTCAGCTCGTGTCGTGAGATGTTGGGTTAAGTCCCGCAACGAGCGCAACCCCTGTTGGTAGTTACCAGCGTGGAAAGACGGGGACTCTACCGAGACTGCCGTGGAGAACACGGAGGAAGGCGGGGATGACGTCAAATCATCATGCCCTATATGCCCTGGGCTACACACGTGCTACAATGGCCTGAACAGAGGGCAGCGAAGGAGCGATCCGGAGCGAATCCCAGAAAACAGGTCCCAGTTCAGATTGCAGGCTGCAACCCGCCTGCATGAAGACGGAGTTGCTAGTAATCGCGGATCAGCATGCCGCGGTGAATACGTTCCCGGGCCTTGTACACACCGCCCGTCACACCACGAGAGTTTACAACACCCGAAGTCAGTGACCTAACCGAAAGGGAGGAGCTGCCGAAGGTGGGGTAAATGATTGGGGTGAAGTCGTAACAAGGTAGCCGTATCGGAAGGTGCGGCTGGATCACCTCCTTTCTAAGGAGCAATCCTACAAAAAGTATTAAAAGGCGAATTGTAATTATTAAGAGAGAGACGATTAATTGCGCTTTCGTAATATACTAGGCGAGTGAAGCGCAGTGAGGCGTATGAGCGAAAGCGAAAGCCGTCACAACGCATAGACGGCGTTAGCCGAACAAGCGCAAGGAGCCTAAAGTATATAGAAAGCACAATTTGTCGAACGATAATAATTACAATGAGCATATCTCACTGTTCAGTTTTGAGGGTTAAATACTCTCAAAGAAGTGAACCTTGAAAACTGCACAATGCGAAAAAAAGGGTAACGAAAAAAAGACGAGTTACAATTAACCAAAAGAAAGGTCAAGTTACAAAGGGCGTATGGTGGATGCCTAGGCACTTAGAGCCGAAGAAGGACGCGGCGAGCGGCGAAACGCTCCGGGGAGTCGCAAGCAGACGCAGATCCGGAGATCTCCGAATGGGGAAACCCGCTTAAGGTAATACTTAAGCATCCCATGGTGAACACATAGCCATGAGGAGGGGACACCGCGTGAACTGAAACATCTAAGTAGCGCGAGGAGAAGAAAGAAAAAGTCGATTTCCTGAGTAGCGGCGAGCGAAAAGGAAGAAGCCCAAACCATCACCATAGGTGATGGGGTTTAGGACCACAGAAAAGGTATATAGAGCGAAGCCGAACAGACCTGGGAAGGCAGGCCAAAGAAGGTGAAAGCCCTGTAGGCGAAAGCGAAATATACCGAGTGGGATCCAGAGTACCACAGGATAGGCAACCCGGTGGGAAGACGGGAGGACCATCTCCCAAGGCTAAATACTCCTAAGTGACCGATAGCGCAAAGTACCGTGAGGGAAAGGTGAAAAGAACCCCGGGAGGGGAGTGAAAGAGAACCTGAAACCATATGTCCACAAGCAGTGGAAGCGAAAGCGACCACGTACTTTTTGTAGAACGGACCGGCGAGTTATAGATATGCAGCAAGGTTAAGCGAAAGCGGAGCCGAAGCGAAAGCGAGTCTTAAAAGGGCGGAAGTTGCATATCATAGACCCGAAACCGTGCGACCTACCCATGATCAGGGTGAAGCCGGAGTAAGATCTGGTGGAGGCCCGAACCACGTTGACGTTGAAAAGTCATGGGATGAATTGTGGGTAGCGGAGAAATTCCAATCGAGCTCGGAGATAGCTGGTTCTCCCCGAAATAGCTTTAGGGCTAGCCTCAGGGGGTGAAAATATGGAGGTAGAGCACTGAATGGACTAGGGGCCAAAAAGGTTACCGAACCCTATCAAACTCCGAATGCCATATTAAGGACCCTGGGAGTCAGACTACGAGTGATAAGATCCGTAGTCAAAAGGGAAACAGCCCAGACCGACAGCTAAGGTCCCAAAGAGCATGTTAAGTGGGAAAGGAAGTAGGATTTCCAAGACAACCAGGATGTTGGCTTAGAAGCAGCCATACATTCAAAGAGTGCGTAATAGCTCACTGGTCGAGAAATCCCGCGCCGAAAATAAACGGGGCTAAAACATGCCACCGAAGCTACGGATTCGAAAGAATGGTAGGGGAGCGTACTGTACAGGGAGAAGGATAAGCGGAAGCGAATCTGGACAGTACAGTAGAGAGAATGCCGGTATAAGTAACGAGAGTAAGGCGAGAAACCTTACCGTCGAAAGCCTAAGGGTTCCTGGGGAAGGATAATCCGCCCAGGGTAAGTCGGGACCTAAGCCGAGGCGAAAGCGTAGGCGATGGAGAACCGGTAATAAATCCGGTACCACCGAAATCCGTTAAAAGAGAAGCAAGGACGCAGCGAGATAAGAAAAGCGTGCGGTTGGTAGAGCACGTCCAAGCAGCGACGAAAAGAGCTTTGAGTGAAGTACCAAAGCTCATAAGAGCTGTGACGGGGAGCCGAAGAGGCGAAGTTTCGAAGGGGCTGCCAAGAAAAGTTGCTATCGAGGATGAGGTGCCCGTACCCGAAACCGACACAGGTAGGCGAGGAGAGAATCCAAAGACGAGCGGGAGAACCCTCATTAAGGAACTCGGCAAAAAGACTCCGTAACTTCGGGAGAAGGAGTGCCGAAAGGCCGCAGAGAAGAGGCCCAAGCGACTGTTTACCAAAAACACAGGTTTCTGCTAAGTCGAAAGACGAAGTATAGGAGCTGACGCCTGCCCGGTGCTGGAAGGTTAAGGGGAAGTGTTAAGAGAGATCTGAAGCACAGAACTTAAGCCCCAGTAAACGGCGGCCGTAACTATAACGGTCCTAAGGTAGCGAAATTCCTTGTCGGGTAAGTTCCGACCTGCACGAAAGGCGTAACGACTTGGGCGCTGTCTAGATGAGGGACCCGGTGAAATTGTAGTACTCGTGAAGATGCGAGTTACCCGCGACAGGACAGAAAGACCCCATGGAGCTTTACTGCAGCTTGTCACTGAATTTTAGTAATATCTGTACAGGATAGGTGGGAGGCAGAGAAATATGGGCGCCAGCCTATATGGAGCCGACGTTGGGATACCACCCTGATATTACCGAAATTCTAACATAGGAGCCGTAAGCCGGCATATGGACACTGACAGGCGGGCAGTTTGACTGGGGCGGTCGCCTCCCAAAAAGTAACGGAGGCGTCCAAAGGTTACCTCAGCGCGGAAGGAAATCGCGCGGAAGAGTGCAAAGGCAGAAGGTAGCCTAACTGCGAGAAAGACAATTCGAGCAGAGACGAAAGTCGGGCTTAGTGATCCGGCGGTAGAGAATGGGATTGCCGTCGCTCAACGGATAAAAGCTACCCTGGGGATAACAGGCTGATCTCCCCCAAGAGTCCACATCGACGGGGAGGTTTGGCACCTCGATGTCGGCTCATCGCATCCTGGGGCTGAAGTAGGTCCCAAGGGTTGGGCTGTTCGCCCATTAAAGCGGTACGCGAGCTGGGTTCAGAACGTCGTGAGACAGTTCGGTCCCTATCCGTCGCGGGCGTAGGAAATTTGAGAGGAACTGCCCTTAGTACGAGAGGACCGGGGTGGACAAACCGATGGTGTACCAGTTGCGTAGCCGTACGCACAGCTGGGTAGCCAAGTTTGGAAGGGATAAACGCTGAAAGCATCTAAGCGTGAAACCCACCTCAAGAAAAGATTTCCCATCCGAAAGGAGTAAGACACCTTGGAGAAGACGAGGTAGATAGGCCGGAGGTGTAAGAGTAGAAATACTTTAAGCTGACCGGTACTAATAAGTCGAGGACTTGACCTTAAGCATTGTGCAGTATTCAAAGTTCATTAAAGCATATATATGAAAAATATTATCACCGTTCACAAATTGTGTTTTCTATATACTAACGGCTCACTACGTTAGTTCGGCTAAAGCCGTCTATGCGTTGTGACGGCTTTTAACGCCTCACTGCACTGCGTTCGCCGAGTATATAACGAAAACGCAATTAATAGTTCACTTGTGATAATATTTTTCAGGGAAATACTTATATAGAAAAGAATTAACAGAAAAGATTTTTTCCGAAATATGCATAAGACAAATGAACAAAAGATTTCCGGTGGCAATAGCGGAGGTTAAAAACCCGTTCCCATACCGAACACGGAAGTGAAGCCCTCCAGCGCCGATGGTACTGATAACTCGGGAGAGTAGGTCGCTGCCGGTAAAAATTTATAAAAGAGGTAGTCTGTTTTTAATGGACTATCTCTTTTATATTTTTTATGATATAATTAACGTTAAAATTAAGATAAAAGGAGGTGAGGAAAGGTGTTGAAAAGTAAAAATATTGAACTTGTACCTTTTGAAACTAAATATATTGAGAAATTCGTTGAATTTCGCAACAGTGAAGACAGTAGAAATTTTTTGATGCCTGGTATACCATATCCTGTGACAGAAGGTTCAGTTTCAGAGTGGCTTAGTAAAAGGGCAAATCCTAGTGAGTCAGGTGAATTTGCAATTATTTATAATGAAACTAAAGAATATATAGGCAATATTTCATACGGCAATGTAGATTGGAAAAATAGACATTGTGAAATTGCGATAATGATAGGTGAGGAAAAGTATAGAAATAGAGGACTTGGTTCAGAAGCAATAATGACTTTATTAGATTTTATATTTAATGAATTAAATTTGCATCGAGTTGAATTAAAAGTATATGATTTTAATGAGAGAGCAATAAGATGTTATGAAAAATGTGGCTTTAAAAAAGAAGGATTGCTGAGGGAAGTTGTATATAAACATGGTCGATATATAAACGAATGGGTAATGAGTATTGTTAAAGATGAATTTTATAGATATAATTACCAGGGAAATAATAGAAATAATACATAATGGAGGAAATATGAGAGCCTTTTTAGCTGTTAAATTAAGTGAGAATATTATAAATGATATTAAGAATTTGCAAGAGGAACTAAAAAAATATACAATAAAAGGAAGATGGACAAATAAAGATAATTTACATATAACTCTTAAATTTTTTGGTGAAATAAATGAAGAACAAGTTAGTAAAATAAGAGAGACAATAAATGATATATCAGCGAATTTTGAATCATTTTACATTAAACTAAATAAAATTGGTTGTTTTGAAGGAAAAGATAATATAAGGGTACTATGGTTGGATGTTAAAAATGATAATAACCTTATATTATTACATGATGCCATCGAAACAGAATTATCTAAGGCAGGATTTAAAAAAGACGATAGAAAATTTAAAGCCCATATCACTGTTGCAAGAGATATTATTTTGAAAAAGAGCATAGAAGAAATAAACAATCTATATAAATTAGATTCTGATTATTTTGCTGTATCAAATATATATCTTATGGAAA
The nucleotide sequence above comes from Thermoanaerobacterium sp. CMT5567-10. Encoded proteins:
- a CDS encoding dihydroorotase is translated as MKTIIKGGTIINGYGGNEKADILVDNGKVEAIEKTIESNDALIIDANGKYVLPGFVDMHTHLRQPGFEEKETIKTGTHAAVAGGYTTVACMPNTNPVIDNEVVVEYIKSIAKRDGYSKVIPIGSMTKGMMGEEISEMAKLKDAGIVALSDDGHPIMNAGLMKRIMIYGSMYDLLMITHCEDKMLSGEGVMNNGLISTMIGLRGIPHEAEEVMIARNIILAKSTGARLHIAHVSTKDSVELIRRAKADGVNITAEVTPHNLCLTEEIVDGFDTNTKAYPPLRTKEDVDALIEGLKDGTIDVIATDHAPHTKDDKKVPYEIAAFGISGIEIAFSVIYTYLVKNGLITLEDLVSYMSINPAKLLKTSYGIKVGNAADITVVDTNKEYTVNVDNFKSKGKNSPFNGKRLTGVVEYTLVDGKIIYKNNGKFEECNV
- the pyrF gene encoding orotidine-5'-phosphate decarboxylase: MFSDKLINAIKSKNNPTVVGLDPRIESIPEFIKEIAFKKYGNNVKGISEAIYYFNRGIIDSIFDVVPAVKIQVAFYEVYGPDGFDIFFKTAKYAKEKGLMVIADVKRGDIADVAEMYSKAYLQNEYIDAITVNPYMGEDTITPYIHDVIEHEKGLFILVKTSNKGSYTIQNLETENGTVYENVANMVNKISNLVKGKLGYSSIGAVVGATHKEEAKILREKMPSVIFLVPGYGAQGATAEDVTNCFDENNLGAIVNSSRKVIFAYKSQYWKDVYSEYEYAQAARSEVLLMRGMINNALLKRKYIAC
- a CDS encoding dihydroorotate dehydrogenase electron transfer subunit, producing the protein MKHTIIRNDEIRSGVFRMEFDFADIPMPGQFVMINCGGNTLLKRPLSICDFEKDKMTVVYEVRGKGTYNLSKMKISDEIDVTGPHGHGFDIFDKFNNILVVGGGIGIPPLLYLSKKLKSKNINIVLGFRSDAFLIDEFSKYGNVLVTTEDGSYGMKGYVTDAMKEIINEVDIIYGCGPKPMLNAIKDISEKYKIPCQISVEERMGCGIGACMTCACKTVAEDGYHYKKVCKDGPVFWAKEVVF
- a CDS encoding dihydroorotate dehydrogenase, which codes for MSLKVNIGNLEFKNPIFVASGTFGFGKEYSQYVDLNKLGAIMVKGLTLNPKEGNPPPRIYETPSGILNSVGLQNPGVDGFLKDELPFLKKIDTKIIVNIAGETIEEFVTIAQKLDIDGVHALELNVSCPNVKEGGMAFGVNPNSIYEITKRVKGVTSKIVIVKLTPNVADIKIYAKAAEDGGADAVSLINTITGMAVDINSRRPIFKNIFAGLSGPAVKPIALKYVYEAKKAVSIPVIGMGGISSAEDAIEFMIVGATAVAIGTYNFINPTCTMDILEGIKKYMNENNVSDINQIINSINV
- the pyrE gene encoding orotate phosphoribosyltransferase, which codes for MDRKEILKILSELKVLNKGHFLLTSGRHSDTYLQCAKIFQYPEYSALFAKEIVQRFSGEKIDIVIGPAIGGIIFAYEVARQLGAKALFAEREEGIMKLRRGFEINEGDNVLVVEDVVTTGGSVKEVIELVKNYNANVVGVASIVDRSNGKVYFGIKFESVISLDVISYESKDCPLCKEGLPVDKPGSRKFK
- a CDS encoding class I SAM-dependent rRNA methyltransferase, which encodes MTDVILRNKNLKRVLSGHPWIYKTEIDHIEGEYEPGGIVDVYDYKKNFIGQGYINLKSMISIRLLTYERDELINEEFFRKRISKAWEYRKKIMKDLNSCRVIFGEADFLPALIVDKFGDYLVIQTLSLGMERYKNLIVDILVELLKPKGIYERNDVSVREIEGLPKTKGYLYGNFNTIQQFEENGVKFWVDLENGQKTGYFLDQKENRAAIKKYVKEADVLDCFSHTGSFSVHALHYGAKSVETVDISQAALDIAKKNVELNGYLDRCHFTCDNAFDLLKKYDEGKKKFDVVILDPPAFTKNKETVKGAIRGYKEINLRAMKIINKGGFLITCSCSQHISPDTFLDIIKDAAYDTRKNIRLIEKRTQSKDHPILLASNETEYLKCLILQVF
- a CDS encoding GNAT family N-acetyltransferase, encoding MLKSKNIELVPFETKYIEKFVEFRNSEDSRNFLMPGIPYPVTEGSVSEWLSKRANPSESGEFAIIYNETKEYIGNISYGNVDWKNRHCEIAIMIGEEKYRNRGLGSEAIMTLLDFIFNELNLHRVELKVYDFNERAIRCYEKCGFKKEGLLREVVYKHGRYINEWVMSIVKDEFYRYNYQGNNRNNT
- the thpR gene encoding RNA 2',3'-cyclic phosphodiesterase; protein product: MNFIDIITREIIEIIHNGGNMRAFLAVKLSENIINDIKNLQEELKKYTIKGRWTNKDNLHITLKFFGEINEEQVSKIRETINDISANFESFYIKLNKIGCFEGKDNIRVLWLDVKNDNNLILLHDAIETELSKAGFKKDDRKFKAHITVARDIILKKSIEEINNLYKLDSDYFAVSNIYLMESKLENNRRVYKSIFDAPLKSNK